A region of Candidatus Omnitrophota bacterium DNA encodes the following proteins:
- the glgP gene encoding alpha-glucan family phosphorylase yields the protein MNKQDLDKRKIAYFTMEIGLDSKMPTYSGGLGVLAGDTIKSCADLGVPLIAVTLLNEKGYFAQKLDAEGAQAEVPVDWPKEEFLTLLPAQVSVNIETREVKIRIWEYIVKGITGTTVPVYFLDTNLLENAGYDRTLTSFLYGGDQRYRLCQEIILGIGGVRAIEAIGYQNIGKYHMNEGHASLLALELLERTKKDGEEDIYKKYDLESVRNKCIFTTHTPVAAGHDRFPLDFVKRALRSNLPFEMPGIFIRDNEMNMTLIALNLSKYVNGVAKKHGEVTREMFPGYTIDSITNGIHLLTWVATAFKRLYDKYIPGWQSDYFSLRYALSIPKEEILQAHREAKRELIDYVNSQTGIGMDYDTFTIGFARRATPYKRAGLLLSDIKRLVEINDKVGRIQIIYAGKAHPKDGGGKELIKNIFSRIKELSPEIKIAYLENYDMAQGRLITSGVDLWLNNPLPPQEASGTSGMKACLNGVPNLSILDGWWIEGCIENVTGWAIGSAQKQNTDSAQDADDLYQKLEKVIIPMFYKEKDKWLGVMRHAIALNASFFNTQRMVQEYVLNAYL from the coding sequence ATGAATAAACAAGACTTAGATAAAAGAAAGATTGCATATTTTACTATGGAGATAGGCCTTGATTCTAAAATGCCCACCTATAGCGGCGGATTAGGGGTTCTGGCAGGAGATACTATAAAATCCTGCGCGGATTTAGGCGTGCCGCTTATCGCCGTAACCCTGCTTAACGAAAAAGGTTATTTTGCGCAAAAACTGGACGCAGAAGGCGCCCAAGCAGAGGTTCCTGTGGACTGGCCGAAAGAGGAGTTTTTAACTCTTTTACCGGCACAAGTAAGCGTAAATATTGAAACAAGAGAAGTGAAAATCCGGATTTGGGAATATATAGTGAAGGGGATTACCGGCACCACCGTGCCTGTTTATTTTCTGGATACTAACTTACTGGAAAATGCCGGATACGACCGCACCCTCACCAGTTTTCTTTACGGAGGCGACCAGCGGTATCGCCTTTGCCAGGAAATAATCCTTGGCATAGGGGGCGTGAGGGCAATCGAAGCCATTGGCTATCAAAATATCGGAAAATACCATATGAACGAAGGCCATGCCAGCCTCTTGGCTCTGGAATTATTAGAGAGGACAAAAAAAGACGGCGAAGAAGACATTTATAAGAAATATGACCTTGAGTCTGTAAGAAATAAATGCATCTTCACCACGCATACTCCTGTAGCTGCCGGGCATGACCGTTTTCCTCTTGATTTTGTAAAAAGAGCCTTGCGCAGCAACTTGCCTTTTGAAATGCCTGGTATATTTATCCGGGATAATGAAATGAATATGACCCTGATTGCTTTGAATTTGAGTAAATATGTTAATGGAGTAGCCAAGAAACATGGCGAGGTTACCCGAGAGATGTTTCCCGGTTATACCATAGATTCTATTACCAACGGCATTCATTTGTTAACCTGGGTGGCTACTGCGTTCAAAAGGCTTTACGATAAATATATTCCCGGCTGGCAATCAGATTATTTTTCCTTGCGTTACGCCCTGAGTATCCCCAAAGAGGAAATATTACAGGCGCACAGGGAGGCAAAGAGAGAACTCATTGATTATGTAAATAGCCAAACAGGCATTGGGATGGACTATGATACCTTTACTATAGGTTTTGCCCGGCGCGCTACGCCTTACAAGAGGGCCGGTCTTTTATTAAGCGATATAAAGCGGTTGGTTGAGATTAATGATAAAGTAGGCAGGATACAAATCATTTATGCGGGCAAGGCGCATCCTAAGGATGGCGGAGGAAAAGAGTTGATAAAAAATATATTTTCAAGGATTAAAGAATTAAGCCCGGAAATTAAAATTGCATACTTAGAGAATTACGATATGGCGCAAGGAAGATTAATCACCAGCGGCGTTGACCTCTGGCTGAATAATCCCCTTCCGCCGCAGGAGGCCTCCGGAACCAGCGGGATGAAGGCCTGCCTTAACGGCGTGCCGAATTTAAGTATTTTAGACGGATGGTGGATAGAAGGGTGTATTGAAAACGTCACCGGCTGGGCAATCGGCTCGGCACAAAAGCAGAATACGGATAGCGCTCAAGATGCTGATGATTTATATCAGAAATTAGAAAAAGTGATTATTCCGATGTTCTACAAAGAGAAAGATAAATGGCTTGGAGTTATGCGCCACGCCATAGCGCTGAATGCTTCATTTTTTAATACTCAAAGAATGGTTCAGGAGTATGTCTTAAATGCTTATTTATAA
- a CDS encoding peptidoglycan-binding domain-containing protein, protein MFTRMILPVLFVFTLVGCATNPKKQITQSQPVAQESYSQDYDYDDAWSSDSYEKPAKKTYPEAAIQLSPKQIQRALKSAGFYQGPIDGKIGSKTKEAIIKFQKAKGLKADGIVGKRTSAQLSKYLSR, encoded by the coding sequence ATGTTTACAAGAATGATTTTGCCTGTTTTGTTTGTATTTACCTTAGTTGGATGTGCTACAAACCCGAAGAAGCAGATCACGCAGTCACAGCCGGTAGCGCAAGAATCATATTCCCAGGATTACGACTATGATGATGCCTGGTCATCTGACAGCTATGAAAAGCCGGCAAAGAAAACTTATCCTGAAGCCGCAATACAATTAAGCCCAAAGCAGATTCAGCGGGCATTAAAGAGCGCGGGTTTCTACCAAGGGCCTATTGACGGCAAGATCGGGTCAAAGACTAAAGAGGCCATTATTAAATTTCAGAAAGCAAAAGGCCTTAAGGCTGACGGAATCGTCGGTAAAAGGACGTCTGCGCAATTGAGTAAATATTTATCCCGATAA
- a CDS encoding class A beta-lactamase-related serine hydrolase codes for MKAKKIFLFIAVIFFLSFGAYFGQQYYAKFQKGKQEYFLYETQKSAWQELQQRVKAEISQFKGDAGVVIKDLETGWEFSYQKAKMFPSASLAKVPLMATCFLAVDQGRFKLKRNIALKSADKLTGSGVLKDMPAGAIFTVERLIGLMIYDSDNTAANILTNLIGIDYLNNAFKDFGLKNTDLSRKIADYQSRDEGIENYTTAEDMALLLEKMYRRVIGNKNVSDQCINVLKLTRMNDRIPKYLPPEITVAHKTGLERGVCHDAGIVFTRKGDFIIAVLTKHLNSNSAPSKEFIAKVSLYAYKYFEQLP; via the coding sequence ATGAAAGCAAAGAAAATATTTCTTTTTATAGCAGTGATTTTCTTTTTAAGCTTTGGGGCATATTTTGGCCAGCAGTATTATGCAAAATTCCAAAAAGGCAAACAAGAGTATTTTCTCTATGAAACACAAAAATCTGCATGGCAGGAATTACAGCAACGCGTCAAGGCTGAAATAAGCCAGTTTAAGGGTGATGCCGGGGTAGTTATCAAAGACTTAGAAACCGGTTGGGAATTTTCGTATCAGAAGGCTAAGATGTTTCCCTCCGCGAGCCTGGCTAAGGTTCCCCTTATGGCAACGTGTTTTCTTGCGGTTGACCAAGGGAGATTTAAACTTAAGCGTAATATCGCGCTTAAATCAGCCGATAAACTTACGGGATCCGGGGTCTTGAAAGATATGCCTGCAGGTGCCATCTTTACTGTAGAGAGGCTCATCGGCCTTATGATTTATGACAGCGATAATACCGCTGCTAATATCCTTACAAACCTAATTGGCATTGATTACCTGAATAACGCGTTTAAGGATTTTGGGCTAAAGAATACGGATTTATCCAGAAAGATCGCCGATTACCAATCGCGGGATGAAGGTATTGAGAATTACACAACAGCTGAAGATATGGCTTTATTATTAGAAAAAATGTACCGCAGGGTCATCGGGAATAAAAACGTTTCGGATCAGTGCATAAATGTATTGAAATTGACACGTATGAATGACCGTATTCCTAAGTATTTACCACCCGAGATAACCGTTGCGCATAAGACCGGCCTTGAGCGAGGCGTCTGCCATGATGCGGGCATAGTATTTACCCGTAAAGGCGATTTTATTATTGCGGTGTTGACAAAGCATCTAAATTCAAACAGCGCGCCTTCCAAAGAGTTTATCGCAAAGGTTTCATTATACGCTTATAAATATTTTGAGCAGTTACCGTAA
- a CDS encoding OmpA family protein, with amino-acid sequence MITFLSEVFFDSGKDIIKADGKLSLDKVAEVLNRDMPNSQVAVEGHTDNDPIKYSGWKSNWELSSGRALAVVHYLIGECKVVPQRLSANGYGEYHPVAPNDTPQDKQKNRRVEIVILPSQVSKVKAR; translated from the coding sequence GTGATAACTTTCTTATCGGAAGTATTTTTTGACTCCGGCAAGGACATAATAAAAGCTGATGGTAAACTTTCGCTTGATAAGGTCGCGGAGGTCTTAAACCGCGATATGCCTAATTCCCAGGTAGCGGTAGAAGGGCATACCGATAATGACCCGATAAAATATTCCGGTTGGAAGTCAAACTGGGAGCTTTCTTCTGGCCGCGCCTTGGCAGTCGTGCATTATCTTATCGGCGAATGTAAGGTTGTGCCGCAGAGATTATCCGCAAACGGCTATGGCGAATATCACCCGGTAGCGCCTAATGATACGCCGCAGGATAAACAGAAAAACAGGCGGGTAGAAATCGTTATTCTGCCTTCTCAAGTAAGCAAGGTGAAGGCGCGCTAA
- a CDS encoding mechanosensitive ion channel family protein, protein MYAQAQIVLNYIVFGNTIFRYLVAAFIFAAGMLTIKLIIRKAIQRLKKLAERTTSTFDNFLVNLLETIILPLLHLVAVYLTLKTLVFPELWEKAFNYIILGVVVFFAVRTAIAFIGYGFKAYLKKQGQDAALEKSLSGIMAVVKLVVWAGAAIFFLDNLGFKVSAVITGLGIGGVAVALAAQTVLKDLFSYFCILFDHPFKVGDFVIIGDFMGTIEHIGIKTTRIRSLGGEMLIFSNSDLTDSRLRNYKLMEKRRVVFKIGVVYQTPLRQLKEIPEMIKGIIASIDDTFFDRAHFLSFGDYSLIFEIVYYVIGGDYNKYMDTQQQINFALTEEFEKRGIEFAYPTQTLYTYKAS, encoded by the coding sequence ATGTATGCGCAAGCCCAAATAGTTTTGAATTACATAGTTTTCGGCAATACTATTTTCAGGTATTTGGTTGCTGCTTTTATATTTGCAGCCGGTATGCTAACTATCAAATTAATCATCCGCAAAGCCATACAGCGCTTAAAAAAGCTTGCCGAAAGAACAACCTCTACATTCGATAATTTTTTGGTTAATTTGCTGGAAACTATTATATTGCCTTTATTGCATTTGGTGGCTGTATATCTTACGCTAAAGACCTTGGTCTTCCCCGAACTTTGGGAAAAAGCGTTTAATTATATTATTTTAGGGGTGGTTGTTTTTTTTGCGGTAAGAACAGCGATTGCGTTCATCGGTTATGGATTTAAAGCGTACCTGAAGAAACAAGGCCAAGATGCCGCATTAGAAAAAAGTCTTTCGGGAATAATGGCCGTGGTGAAGCTGGTTGTCTGGGCCGGCGCGGCTATCTTCTTTTTGGATAATCTCGGATTTAAGGTTTCTGCGGTGATTACCGGGTTAGGCATAGGCGGCGTTGCTGTTGCGCTTGCTGCGCAAACTGTCCTTAAGGACCTCTTCAGTTATTTTTGCATCCTTTTTGACCATCCCTTCAAAGTCGGGGACTTTGTTATTATAGGCGATTTTATGGGCACTATCGAGCACATCGGGATAAAGACCACGCGCATACGTAGCTTAGGAGGGGAGATGCTGATTTTTTCCAATTCCGATCTTACCGATTCGCGCCTGCGCAATTACAAATTAATGGAAAAGCGCCGTGTGGTATTTAAAATAGGAGTGGTGTACCAAACGCCGCTTAGGCAGTTAAAGGAAATACCGGAAATGATCAAAGGCATTATTGCCAGCATTGACGATACGTTTTTTGACCGGGCGCATTTTCTTTCTTTCGGCGATTACAGCCTTATATTTGAAATCGTGTATTACGTTATCGGCGGCGATTATAACAAATATATGGATACCCAGCAGCAGATTAATTTTGCCCTAACAGAGGAATTTGAAAAACGGGGCATAGAATTTGCTTATCCTACGCAAACGCTGTATACGTATAAAGCATCCTGA
- the pyk gene encoding pyruvate kinase produces the protein MVKTKIICTLGPASSNEAMIRKMMLAGMDVARLNFSHGKPHDLLHRIGLVRLLNAKYRRRIKLLGDLQGHRIRVGGRIAPVLLKKSRIVWLTQQNIKGSHEIIPFDYHGPLRSIKNGHQIFIDDGNIALEVIGRFKNRLKAKVIAGGLLKEHKGVNIPEARLEFGGISRKDIQDILFCEERGVEYIAQSFVRTKNDISDVRKLLKPGSKCQIIAKIENREGIKNIDEIIKASDGIMIARGDMGVSLPIYEIPIVQKMIIKKCNRAGKFVITATQMLESMTENLRPTRAEVTDVANAIIDGTDFVMLSAESAVGKYPLETIVMMNNIIKFTERNLNNL, from the coding sequence ATGGTTAAGACCAAAATAATCTGTACGCTCGGCCCGGCATCATCAAATGAGGCTATGATTAGGAAAATGATGCTTGCTGGTATGGATGTTGCCCGCTTGAACTTCTCGCACGGTAAACCGCATGATCTGCTTCATAGAATAGGCCTCGTCCGGCTTTTAAACGCGAAATACCGCAGGCGCATAAAGCTTCTCGGTGATCTTCAAGGGCATCGCATAAGAGTAGGCGGACGTATTGCTCCTGTTTTGCTTAAAAAAAGCCGGATAGTATGGCTTACCCAGCAAAATATAAAAGGATCGCATGAAATAATACCTTTTGATTATCATGGCCCGCTACGCAGCATTAAGAATGGCCACCAGATATTTATAGACGACGGAAATATCGCCTTAGAAGTAATTGGCAGGTTTAAAAACAGACTTAAAGCCAAGGTAATAGCCGGCGGCCTGCTGAAAGAGCATAAGGGTGTAAATATCCCGGAGGCAAGGCTTGAATTTGGCGGGATAAGCCGGAAGGATATACAGGATATATTATTCTGTGAAGAGCGCGGCGTGGAATATATCGCGCAGTCATTTGTGCGTACTAAGAATGACATTTCGGATGTAAGAAAATTGCTTAAGCCGGGTTCAAAATGTCAGATTATCGCTAAAATAGAGAACAGAGAAGGCATAAAAAATATCGATGAAATAATCAAGGCTTCGGATGGCATTATGATAGCGCGCGGGGATATGGGGGTATCACTGCCTATCTACGAAATACCTATCGTTCAAAAGATGATCATAAAAAAATGCAACCGCGCGGGGAAATTTGTCATTACCGCTACGCAGATGCTTGAGAGCATGACTGAGAACCTCAGGCCTACCCGCGCTGAGGTAACGGATGTCGCCAATGCCATAATAGACGGCACTGATTTTGTTATGCTTTCGGCGGAATCGGCCGTGGGCAAATACCCGCTTGAAACAATAGTTATGATGAACAATATTATAAAGTTCACGGAAAGAAATTTAAATAATTTATAA